In Nicotiana tabacum cultivar K326 chromosome 17, ASM71507v2, whole genome shotgun sequence, one DNA window encodes the following:
- the LOC107812802 gene encoding uncharacterized protein LOC107812802 isoform X1 — translation MAVLLMKKRSVFLDGGACGVKMRQLPFMWIICIVMLFIVYRTTNYQYQQTEIESRLDPFYSSQDPSLDMRSLNSLPRGIIQARSDLELKPLWSTSSSKSKAKASNSSCHNLLAVPVGINQKSNVDALVQKFLSENFTVILFHYDGNVDGWEDLQWSKDAIHIVAHNQTKWWFAKRFLHPAVVSIYDYIFLWDEDLGVENFHPGRYLEIVKSEGLEISQPALDPNSTGIHHRITIRSRTNRFHRRVYDIRGSTKCSDESEGPPCSGFVEGMAPVFSRSAWLCAWHLIQNDLVHGWGMDMKLGYCAQGDRSKKVGVVDSEYVVHQSIQTLGGQSLKKDSNPEESVKRHVVDVRSEIRRQSTYELQIFKDRWARAVKEDKNWSDPFKTRQRRRQWYKQRRKSKVKRR, via the exons ATGGCGGTGCTTCTGATGAAGAAGAGGAGTGTGTTCCTTGATGGG GGAGCATGTGGAGTAAAGATGAGACAGCTACCGTTTATGTGGATCATCTGTATAGTTATGTTGTTTATTGTATATAGGACCACTAATTATCAGTATCAACAGACAGAG ATAGAGTCGAGGTTGGATCCATTTTATTCTTCGCAG GACCCTAGTTTGGATATGAGAAGTTTGAACAGTTTGCCTCGTGGTATTATCCAAGCAAGATCAGATCTTGAGTTAAAGCCTCTGTGGTCAACAAGTAGTTCGAAGTCAAAGGCAAAG GCTAGCAATTCTAGCTGCCATAACTTGTTGGCAGTTCCAGTTGGCATTAATCAGAAGAGCAATGTTGATGCTCTGGTCCAAAAG TTTCTTTCAGAGAATTTTACTGTCATTCTATTCCACTATGATGGTAATGTTGATGGGTGGGAGGACCTCCAATGGAGTAAAGATGCCATTCATATTGTTGCTCACAATCAGACGAAATG GTGGTTTGCAAAGAGATTTTTACATCCTGCAGTTGTTTCAATCTATGATTACATCTTCCTTTGGGATGAAGATTTGGGTGTGGAGAATTTCCATCCTGGAAG GTACCTTGAAATTGTGAAATCTGAAGGACTGGAGATTTCTCAGCCTGCTTTAGACCCGAATTCTACTGGTATCCACCATAGAATCACAATACGAAGCAGAACAAACAGGTTCCACAG AAGGGTCTACGATATTAGAGGTAGTACAAAGTGTTCAGACGAAAGCGAAGGCCCCCCATGCAGCGG ATTTGTGGAGGGAATGGCTCCGGTCTTTTCAAGATCTGCGTGGCTTTGTGCCTGGCATCTTATACAG AATGATCTTGTTCATGGGTGGGGAATGGACATGAAACTTGGTTATTGTGCACAG gGAGACCGATCCAAAAAGGTGGGAGTAGTTGACAGTGAATATGTAGTTCACCAGAGCATTCAAACTTTGGGTGGGCAGTCTTTGAAGAAG GATTCAAACCCTGAAGAGTCTGTGAAG AGACACGTTGTTGACGTGAGATCTGAG ATTCGGAGACAATCAACGTATGAACTGCAAATATTCAAGGACCGGTGGGCACGAGCTGTGAAGGAGGACAAGAACTGGTCAGATCCATTTAAAACAAGGCAGAGACGTAGACAATGGTATAAACAAAGGAGAAAATCAAAGGTTAAGCGTCGATGA
- the LOC107812802 gene encoding uncharacterized protein LOC107812802 isoform X2: protein MAVLLMKKRSVFLDGGACGVKMRQLPFMWIICIVMLFIVYRTTNYQYQQTEIESRLDPFYSSQDPSLDMRSLNSLPRGIIQARSDLELKPLWSTSSSKSKAKASNSSCHNLLAVPVGINQKSNVDALVQKFLSENFTVILFHYDGNVDGWEDLQWSKDAIHIVAHNQTKWWFAKRFLHPAVVSIYDYIFLWDEDLGVENFHPGRYLEIVKSEGLEISQPALDPNSTGIHHRITIRSRTNRFHRRVYDIRGSTKCSDESEGPPCSGFVEGMAPVFSRSAWLCAWHLIQNDLVHGWGMDMKLGYCAQGDRSKKVGVVDSEYVVHQSIQTLGGQSLKKDSNPEESVKIRRQSTYELQIFKDRWARAVKEDKNWSDPFKTRQRRRQWYKQRRKSKVKRR from the exons ATGGCGGTGCTTCTGATGAAGAAGAGGAGTGTGTTCCTTGATGGG GGAGCATGTGGAGTAAAGATGAGACAGCTACCGTTTATGTGGATCATCTGTATAGTTATGTTGTTTATTGTATATAGGACCACTAATTATCAGTATCAACAGACAGAG ATAGAGTCGAGGTTGGATCCATTTTATTCTTCGCAG GACCCTAGTTTGGATATGAGAAGTTTGAACAGTTTGCCTCGTGGTATTATCCAAGCAAGATCAGATCTTGAGTTAAAGCCTCTGTGGTCAACAAGTAGTTCGAAGTCAAAGGCAAAG GCTAGCAATTCTAGCTGCCATAACTTGTTGGCAGTTCCAGTTGGCATTAATCAGAAGAGCAATGTTGATGCTCTGGTCCAAAAG TTTCTTTCAGAGAATTTTACTGTCATTCTATTCCACTATGATGGTAATGTTGATGGGTGGGAGGACCTCCAATGGAGTAAAGATGCCATTCATATTGTTGCTCACAATCAGACGAAATG GTGGTTTGCAAAGAGATTTTTACATCCTGCAGTTGTTTCAATCTATGATTACATCTTCCTTTGGGATGAAGATTTGGGTGTGGAGAATTTCCATCCTGGAAG GTACCTTGAAATTGTGAAATCTGAAGGACTGGAGATTTCTCAGCCTGCTTTAGACCCGAATTCTACTGGTATCCACCATAGAATCACAATACGAAGCAGAACAAACAGGTTCCACAG AAGGGTCTACGATATTAGAGGTAGTACAAAGTGTTCAGACGAAAGCGAAGGCCCCCCATGCAGCGG ATTTGTGGAGGGAATGGCTCCGGTCTTTTCAAGATCTGCGTGGCTTTGTGCCTGGCATCTTATACAG AATGATCTTGTTCATGGGTGGGGAATGGACATGAAACTTGGTTATTGTGCACAG gGAGACCGATCCAAAAAGGTGGGAGTAGTTGACAGTGAATATGTAGTTCACCAGAGCATTCAAACTTTGGGTGGGCAGTCTTTGAAGAAG GATTCAAACCCTGAAGAGTCTGTGAAG ATTCGGAGACAATCAACGTATGAACTGCAAATATTCAAGGACCGGTGGGCACGAGCTGTGAAGGAGGACAAGAACTGGTCAGATCCATTTAAAACAAGGCAGAGACGTAGACAATGGTATAAACAAAGGAGAAAATCAAAGGTTAAGCGTCGATGA